A single window of Nicotiana tomentosiformis chromosome 1, ASM39032v3, whole genome shotgun sequence DNA harbors:
- the LOC138909340 gene encoding uncharacterized protein, giving the protein MEDIRVKNVREKNREIGSCANGMSSYFVKKLGLACMKHPTPYRIKWLNDSGEVKDFEDVFPEDIPNGLPPLCGIEHQIDFVPGSQIPNRPAYRSNPEETKELQSQVDELLEKGFVRESMSPCSIPVLLVPKMDGTWRMCVDCRAINKIMELCSAPLLQLPNFSKSFKTECDASSKGIGVILMQDSKPIAYFSEKLSGATLNYSTYDKDLYALVRDLGTWEHYLWPREFVIKTDHESLKYLKSQDCKLGPFERFNLQDGFLFKENKLCILNCSLREVLRDAHCGGLMGHFGAPKTLDILAENFFWRIFWGKLGTKLFFSTSCYPQTDGQTEIVNRTLGNMLRADLKDKLTSWEDHLPMTEFAYNRTIHSSIGMSPFEVVYGFIPLTPLGLLSLPTNDIASLDGRAKAEMMKKIYEQIRLAIEKKNKQTSLRKNKGRKQVVFKPGDLVWLDLLGEFQVSAIFNVVDLSLFDVGPNSGTNSLQEEGNDSIKDKDRVLEDPRRPFTRSQAKELQTKVAGLQWKIKKLLTCGGRAQAQRR; this is encoded by the exons atggaggatatTAGAGTTAAAAACGTGAGGGAGAAGAACAGGGAGAT tggtagttgtgctaatgggatgagttcatactttgtgaaaaaattgggacttgcatgcatgaaacacCCTACTCCCTATAGAATCAAATGGTTAAATGATAGTGGTGAAGTAAAG gattttgaagatgtctttcctgaagatattcctaatggattgccACCTTTGTGTGGAATAGAGCATCAAATTGATTTTGTGCCTGGATCACAAATTCCAAATAGGCCTGCTTATAGGAGTAATCCTGAAGagacaaaagagcttcaaagTCAAGTTGATGAGTTGCTTGAGAAAGGCTTTGTGAGAGAGAGCATGAGCCCTTGCTCTATTCCCGTCCTACTGGTACCAAAAATGGATGGaacttggaggatgtgcgtggattgtagagcaatcaacaagataatg gag ttatgttctgctccattgttacaattgcctaatttttctaaatcttttaaAACTGAATGTGATGCTTCTAGCAAAGGaataggtgttattttgatgcaagattctaaacctattgcCTACTTTAGTGAGAAGTTGAGTGGAGCCACATTGAACTATTCCACTTATGACAAAGATCTATATGCTTTGGTAAGGGATTTAGGCACATGGGAACATTACTTGTGGCCGAGAGAGTTTGTTattaaaactgaccatgaatccttgaaatacttgaagagtcaag ACTGTAAGTTGGGTCCTTTTGAGAGGTTTAATCTCCAAGATGGGTTTCTCTTTAAGGAAAATAAGTTGTGTATCCTTAATTGCTCTTTACGTGAAGTATTAAGGGATGCACATTGCGGAGGGCTTATGGGTCACTTTGGAGCCCCAAAGACActagacatacttgctgaaaatttcttttggcGTATATTTTGGGGGAAGTTAGGCACTAAATTGTTCTTTTCTACTTCTTGTTacccacaaactgatggacaaactGAAATAGTTAATAGAACATTAGGAAACATGTTGAGGGCTGATTTGAAAGAtaaattaacttcttgggaaGACCACTTACCTATGactgaatttgcttacaatagaacAATCCATTCGTCTATAGGTATGTCCccttttgaggttgtttatggttttatTCCCCTTACTCCCCTTGGTTTATTATCATTACCTACTAATGATATTGCTAGTCTTGATGGTAGGGCAAAGGCTGAGATGATGAAAAAAATCTATGAACAAATAAGGcttgcaattgagaagaaaaataaGCAAACTtccttgagaaagaataagggtcgaaaacaagttgtttttaaacctggagatttagtttgg CTAGACCTTCTTGGTGAGTTTCAAGTAAGTGCTATATTCAATGTTGTtgacttgtctttgtttgatgtaGGACCAAATTCGGGGACGAATtctcttcaagaagaggggaatgatagcatcaaggataaggatagagttttggaagatccaagaaggccatttacaagatctcaagctaaagagttacaGACAAAGGTTGCTGGACTACAATggaaaataaagaagcttttaacttgtggaggacgagctcaagCCCAAAGAAGATGA